One Flavobacterium sp. 90 DNA segment encodes these proteins:
- a CDS encoding nuclear transport factor 2 family protein, giving the protein MTLEILRTKEELRQLIDAYAILGDEKKIVEQMSVFTSDVIYQAYMNDFLAANVSGRENLEKEFNGHASQVKTYFTLNGPHNVTIDKEHASGVSFSQIKMISESEGKDVLTDYSVKYEDQYVYQNGKWLIKKRVGYFIIVESRIIAN; this is encoded by the coding sequence ATGACACTAGAAATTTTAAGAACAAAAGAAGAATTAAGACAATTAATTGATGCTTATGCAATCTTAGGCGATGAAAAAAAGATTGTTGAACAAATGAGTGTTTTCACATCAGATGTTATTTATCAGGCTTATATGAATGACTTTTTAGCGGCAAATGTTTCAGGAAGAGAGAATCTTGAAAAAGAATTTAACGGACATGCTTCTCAGGTTAAAACTTATTTTACATTAAACGGACCACATAATGTTACTATAGATAAAGAGCATGCATCTGGTGTTTCTTTTTCTCAGATAAAAATGATAAGCGAATCTGAAGGCAAGGATGTACTTACTGATTATAGCGTGAAGTATGAAGATCAGTACGTATATCAAAACGGAAAATGGCTTATAAAAAAACGTGTGGGATATTTTATAATTGTTGAATCACGAATAATCGCGAATTAG
- a CDS encoding helix-turn-helix domain-containing protein: MKEQKENLATNKEFTNECTTMLAAVSDALYSIGGKWKLMIIIAMARGNNRFSELQKQVTGISARVLSSELKELELNGFIIKKVSVGYPVLIEYELLPYSHTLEELVGAMTRWGIQHRQKIKNDRSGDVSSNK, encoded by the coding sequence ATGAAAGAACAAAAAGAAAACTTAGCAACCAATAAAGAATTTACCAATGAATGTACTACAATGCTTGCAGCAGTAAGTGATGCCTTATACTCTATTGGTGGAAAATGGAAATTAATGATAATCATTGCAATGGCAAGAGGAAATAATAGATTTAGTGAGCTTCAAAAACAAGTTACCGGAATTTCAGCAAGAGTTTTATCGAGTGAACTCAAAGAACTTGAGCTCAACGGATTTATTATAAAAAAAGTTTCAGTTGGATATCCTGTACTAATTGAATACGAACTTCTGCCTTATAGTCACACACTTGAAGAACTTGTTGGAGCAATGACCAGGTGGGGAATTCAGCATCGCCAAAAAATTAAAAACGATCGTTCTGGTGATGTTTCATCTAATAAATAA
- a CDS encoding SDR family oxidoreductase, which translates to MNFQKSTQEKKDTIALVVGATGIAGSNLALKLLENGWTVYGLSRNPKNDIEGLRPIAADLLNTESLATALANVAPTHVFFTTWMRNDTEEENIRVNSAMVRNLLNVLSPKKSVKHVSLVTGLKHYLGPFDAYATAGTLPETPLREEQPRLNLPNFYYAQEDEVYAAAARDGFAWNVHRPHTLIGKTIGNAMNMGTTLAVYASICKYEGTPFIWPGSDILWNGLSDVTDAKVLADQIIWAATSTEVQNQGFNVINGDFFRWKWLWPKIAEWFDIEFEGYNGSIRPLEAALENKNAIWKEISKEHQLIEEDLGQLASAWHTDLDLGLPLEVITDMSKSRKLGFTTYKESKDSFFELFAQLRNDKIIP; encoded by the coding sequence ATGAATTTTCAAAAATCAACACAAGAAAAAAAAGATACGATTGCCTTAGTAGTCGGAGCGACTGGTATTGCTGGAAGTAATCTGGCATTAAAACTTTTAGAAAATGGATGGACTGTCTATGGATTGTCCCGAAATCCGAAAAATGATATTGAAGGTTTACGCCCAATTGCAGCGGATTTGCTGAATACAGAATCATTAGCAACAGCTTTAGCAAATGTTGCGCCAACACATGTTTTTTTTACAACATGGATGCGAAATGATACTGAAGAAGAAAATATCAGAGTTAATAGTGCTATGGTTCGGAATTTACTAAATGTATTATCTCCTAAAAAGTCAGTAAAACATGTTTCGTTAGTTACGGGTTTAAAACATTATTTAGGACCGTTTGATGCTTATGCTACAGCGGGAACTTTACCGGAAACACCTTTAAGAGAAGAGCAACCTCGCTTAAATCTTCCTAATTTTTATTATGCACAAGAAGATGAAGTTTATGCAGCTGCTGCCAGAGATGGTTTTGCCTGGAACGTACACAGACCGCATACTTTAATTGGTAAAACTATTGGTAATGCCATGAATATGGGAACAACATTGGCGGTTTATGCCAGTATTTGCAAGTATGAAGGAACTCCTTTTATTTGGCCAGGTTCTGATATATTATGGAACGGTTTGTCTGATGTTACTGATGCAAAGGTTTTAGCAGATCAAATTATTTGGGCAGCAACTAGTACTGAAGTTCAAAATCAGGGTTTTAATGTTATAAATGGAGATTTTTTTAGATGGAAATGGCTGTGGCCGAAAATCGCAGAATGGTTCGATATTGAATTTGAAGGATATAATGGAAGTATTAGACCACTTGAGGCAGCATTAGAAAATAAGAATGCTATTTGGAAAGAAATTAGCAAAGAACATCAATTAATAGAAGAAGATTTGGGGCAATTGGCTTCTGCTTGGCATACAGATCTTGATTTAGGATTACCTCTGGAAGTAATAACAGATATGTCGAAAAGTAGAAAGCTTGGTTTTACAACCTATAAAGAAAGTAAAGATTCATTTTTTGAATTGTTTGCGCAATTACGAAATGATAAAATAATTCCTTAA
- a CDS encoding Crp/Fnr family transcriptional regulator yields the protein MYDIIFKHIEEKVKLTQEEKELIKIFFKSKKLKKKQFLVVEGHVCNYLIFVSKGLLKAYNVDDRGNEHINQFSPEGWWTSDMSSFFGGGISFYSIDAMEDSEVLLITSVDFENLTLQVPVMDRYFRLLFQNSLITKERRLISSHTHTAEEKYKHLLENNSDLIKRIPQTLLASYLGLSPETLSRLKKNIILDQK from the coding sequence ATGTACGATATAATTTTCAAACATATTGAAGAAAAAGTCAAACTTACCCAAGAGGAAAAGGAACTAATAAAGATTTTTTTTAAATCTAAAAAACTAAAGAAAAAGCAATTTCTGGTAGTTGAAGGTCATGTTTGTAATTATTTGATATTTGTATCAAAAGGGCTTTTAAAAGCGTATAATGTTGATGACAGAGGAAATGAACACATCAATCAGTTTTCTCCCGAAGGATGGTGGACATCTGACATGAGCAGCTTTTTTGGCGGAGGAATTTCGTTTTATAGTATTGATGCGATGGAAGATTCGGAAGTATTGTTGATTACGAGTGTAGATTTCGAAAATTTAACTTTGCAAGTTCCTGTAATGGATCGGTATTTCCGATTACTTTTTCAAAATAGCTTAATTACAAAAGAGAGAAGATTAATAAGTTCGCATACACATACTGCAGAAGAAAAATACAAACATCTTTTAGAAAATAATTCGGATTTAATCAAGCGAATACCGCAAACCTTATTAGCGTCTTATCTTGGTCTTTCGCCCGAAACATTGAGCAGGCTTAAAAAGAATATCATTTTAGATCAGAAATAA
- a CDS encoding GNAT family N-acetyltransferase yields MVLDFKNFPQLLTNRLILRNIDNSDAVLIHKLRSDEIVNAFVGRDNSSTLEKAKDYILKIKNLIQKNECIYWVINLKENKDLVGCVCLWNFDPKNEIVEIGYEMLSEFQGKGIMGEALKKVIEYAFEEMKAKIITAFPSSDNDSSVAILKKLNFEFEENKYNNTHENVKNLVTYTLRNPSILKAI; encoded by the coding sequence ATGGTTTTAGATTTTAAAAATTTCCCACAACTCCTGACAAATCGACTAATATTGCGAAACATCGACAATAGTGATGCAGTCTTAATTCATAAACTGCGTTCGGATGAAATTGTAAATGCATTTGTAGGCAGAGACAACTCCTCTACTTTAGAAAAAGCAAAAGATTATATCCTGAAAATAAAGAATTTAATACAGAAAAATGAATGTATTTATTGGGTTATCAATTTAAAAGAAAACAAAGATCTGGTTGGATGTGTTTGTTTGTGGAATTTTGATCCTAAAAATGAAATTGTTGAAATTGGATACGAAATGCTGAGTGAATTTCAAGGAAAAGGAATCATGGGCGAAGCCCTCAAAAAGGTAATCGAATATGCATTTGAAGAAATGAAAGCAAAAATAATAACTGCATTTCCATCCTCTGATAATGATAGTTCTGTTGCAATTCTAAAAAAGTTAAATTTCGAATTCGAAGAGAATAAATACAATAATACTCATGAAAATGTAAAAAATCTCGTCACTTATACGTTAAGAAATCCTTCCATTCTAAAAGCCATTTAA